TGCGAAATCATGAAGGCGTACGACGTCGCGTTCTCGCTGGGCGACGGCCTGCGTCCCGGCTCGATCTACGATGCCAACGACGAAGCGCAACTCTCCGAACTCAAGACGCTCGGCGAACTCACGCAAATCGCGTGGAAGCACGACGTTCAGGTGATGATCGAAGGCCCGGGCCACGTGCCGATGCAACTCATCAAGGAGAACATGGATCTCCAGCTCGAGTACTGCGACGAAGCCCCGTTCTACACGCTCGGCCCGTTGTCCACGGACATCGCGCCGGGTTACGACCACATCACGTCGGGTATCGGCGCGGCGACCATCGGCTGGTACGGCACGGCCATGCTGTGCTATGTCACGCCGAAGGAACACCTGGGTTTGCCGAACAAGGACGACGTGAAGGAAGGCATCATCACGTACAAGCTGGCGGCGCACGCGGCCGACCTTGCCAAGGGGCACCCCGGCTCGCAGATTCGTGACAACGCGCTGTCGAAGGCACGTTTCGAGTTCCGTTGGGAAGACCAGTTCAACCTGGGCCTCGATCCGGACAAGGCCCGTGAATTCCACGACGAAACGCTGCCGAAGGACTCCGCCAAGGTGGCGCATTTCTGCTCGATGTGCGGACCGCACTTCTGCTCGATGAAGATCACGCAGGACGTGCGCGATTACGCGGCCAAGCAAGGCATCAGTGACGAAGCCGCGCTCAAGCAGGGCATGGAAGTGAAGGCTGTCGAGTTCGTCAAGAGCGGTGCCGAGATCTATCGCCGCACCTGACGTCCGAGGTCGCCCCCGATGTCGTCCACGCATGCCGCAAGGCATTCGGGTGGCAGGAAAGGCGAAACGCGGAAACGCGCCCGGGTAACGCCGGGCGCTTTTTTTTGCGACGTAGGCGAGTCGACCGGAATTAGCCGGCGTCGGGCTTTTGGCTCGTCGCCTCCGCGGGCACCGTGGGAATGCCCTGCATCGTCAACTGATTACGCAAGCGCTGCGTGGCAATATGCGGCGCCATGGACGAGAGCGATGTCGCCAATGCCGTAAACGCCTTGGTGTTCGTCGCCGGTATCGCCGCCGCATCGACGACCTCCACGTGACGCATGTCCCAGTGCCGCTCGCCCAGTTGCTCGATGCCGAGCGCCAGCTTTACCCATTCGTGCGTTCCCAGTCCGACCGAACCCGGCAGATCGCCGCGTACGAACGCCTGGTGCATCGGCAGGCCATCGGAGAATCCCACGCGCAGCATCCACTCGGTACTCTCGGCAGACGGCAGCAAACGTGTTCCGGCGTGCAGACGGTCGTTCAGCCCTCCAATGAACTTCCTCGGCGGCGTGTTCATCAGGCATGCCGTCGTCCACTCCTTCTTGCCTGCCAATGCCGGTTTGCCCGTCCAGCGGCGCGCGGTGTTGGCCACGGTCTTCGTCACGTCCGCCCGGCTGGGATCGAACGGTACGGTGCCATTCCTGCCGCCGGTGCCGAGCAATGAGCCGTTGACGATATCGCGGCAGATCTGGGCACGCTCGCTCCGGCCGTCGGGCATGACGACCGGGTGATTCCTGCCTTCGAGCGCAGCAACCCGCGTATTGACGTTCTGCGCGCTTGCGCAGACATGGAGTGTCGCCACGGATGCGGCGGACAGAACGGGCTGGGCCGCGCGCGGTGCGTCGAAGATCGCCCCGGCGAGCGACGGGTCGACCACATCGACGTTGTCGACATCCATCGGCGCGAGTGCAACAGCGCCGAAGAACGTCCCGCCATCGGCGCCATCACCTTTAATTTCGGAAGATACAGGCGATGCCGACGCGAACGCCGTCTGAAAATCGCGCCTCGCCTGAGGTCGCAGATCGTTATCGTCGCGCCCCTCCGCAGCCGCGACGATGGGCCGGTGAACCCGCCACGGATGCGCCTGCGTTCCGGCGCGGACATTCGCCACATTGGCGATTTGCAGCAGCGGCATGCCGGCGGCGTCGGCCATTCCGGCATCCGGATTAAGTGCCACAGGTGCGAGAAACGCCAGCCCGCCTACGCCGGGCGGTTGATGCAATGGCTGCATACCGAAGGTCATCAGGAAGTCCTATGAAAAATGGAAAAGGAGGAGTCGTGGCTTTGCGCCACGCTTCGATGCCGTCGCAATACGGCGTCAAAGCGACGTCCACGATGCCCGAACGGTCGTTCGGGAATTGTCGGTTCTGCACGCCGGCTCTCGCAGGTCGTGCAAGCGACCGTCCGGGAGTAGACAGCGCCGGCCGCTTGCGCGCGCCGGTCACGCAGGGGTCGCGCTGTCGGAGTGCCCCCAAGTTATGGCATGCTATCGGACAGCGATACAGCCGACGCGGCTGACGCGGCACCCGCGCTACAGCCCGAAGGCATCTCAAAATGATGGCCGGCAGGCCTTGTTTTGAAATGTCTCCCTGCTCTCCGGACCCACTCCCGTGCGAACCGGTCCGGCCTGCGTCGCGGCGATGTATCCGCACTCGCACTTACAGGGACAACAATATGAGTGGTTACGGTTTTCTTTTCAGTATTCTCCTGCTGGTGCTGGCAAGCGCCTTCTTTTCCGCTTCCGAAATCTCGTTGACCGCCGCCAAGCGCACCAAGCTGCAGGTGCTCATGGAAAAGGGCGACGAACAGGCGGTCAAAGTGCTCGCTCTCAAGGAACAGCCGGGCAACTTTTTCACCGTCGTGCAGATTGGTGTGAACGCGGTCGCGGTGCTCGGCGGCGTGCTCGGCGAGAGCTTCCTCACCGGCTATCTGTTCGAGTGGCTGTCGCCCTTTACCGATCAGGCGCTGGCGCTGCGCTTGGCCGGTATCGGCTCGTTCCTGTTCATCACGATCGCCTTCATCCAGTTCGCGGATCTGATTCCCAAACGCCTCGCCATGGTCAATCCCGAGCGGGTGGCAATGGCCATCATCGATCCGATGCTGCTCTGCCTGAAGGTGCTGCGCCCGCTCGTCTATCTCTTCAATGGCGTCGCCAATCTGTTTCTGCGCATGTTCAAGCTGCCGACCCATGCCATCGACAACATTACCTCGGAAGACATTGCGGCGATGGTGGGCGCCGGCGCGCAGGCCGGTGTGCTGCGCAAGCAGGAACTGCATCTGATCGAGAACGTGTTCGAACTCGAGTCGCGCACCGTCGGCTCGGTCATGACCTTCCGCGACGACGTGGTCTATTTCACCATCTCCGAGGACGAGCGCAGCATTCGCCAGAAGATCACGGAAAGCCCGCATTCGAAGTATCTTGTTTGCCGCGACGAAATCGACAATGTGCTGGGTTACGTCGATTCGAAAGATCTGCTCCAGCGCATTGCGAGCGAAGATCTGTCGAGCGTGATCCGCAATCTGGATCGCCTCTACGCCAAGAAGCTGCTGGTGATTCCGGACACGCTGAACCTGTCCGAAGCGCTCGCGCGCTTCAAGGAAACCCGTGAAGGCTTCGCCGTCATCATCAACGAATACGGCATGGTCGTCGGCGTGGTGACCCTCAATGACATCGTGGGTGCGCTCATGGGCGACGTGGTCCACCCCGCCGACGAAGATCAGATCGTGCAGCGCGACGAACACTCATGGCTCGTCGATGGCGTGACCTCGGTCGAGGACGTGAAGAAGACTCTCGATATCGACGAACTTCCTGGCGAAGGCAAGTTCGAGACCATTGCCGGGTTCATGATCTATCAGCTCAAACGCATTCCGAAGAAATCGGAAGCCACGGAGGCCGCAGGATACAAGTTCGAGGTGGTCGACATCGACAACTACAAGATCGACCAGTTGCTCGTAACCCGCCTCGGTGCCGTGGCCGAGGCCGCTATCGCGGCCTCAAAGGCCGCGGAAAATCCGGCGGCGCAGCGGACATCGTAGCCAGCACCTCGGTCAGCCGGTCGGTCAGGCCTCCATCGCGCTGCGTCGGCCGCGCGATGGCCGACGCGATCACCGGCCAGGGCGAAAACAGCCACGCCTCACGACGCGCGCGCGTCACACCGGTGTAGACCAACTCGCGCGACAGCACACGGCTTGCCTGTTCGGGCAGAACGATGGCGACGCGCTCGAACTCCGAACCCTGCGACTTGTGAATCGTCATGGCAAACGCGGTCTCATGGGCGGGCAAACTCGCCGGCGAGTACAGGCGGTAACGGCCATCCGGCGTCGCAAACGCAACGCGTAACGTGCCCGATGGCCCAAGCGGCAAGGCGATGCCAATATCCCCGTTGAAGAGATTGAGCGCATATTCGTTCTGCGTGACCAGCACGGGACGCCCCGCAAACCACGCGCCACCTCCCGCGCCCAGCGCCACGCCCGCGCGACGCGCCAGCAGTGCCGTCAACTGCGCACCCAGAAACTCAACGCCCCGCCGCCCGCCACGCGTCGCGCACAACACCCGGAACTGACCGAAAGCGGCGAACACCGGTTGCGCGACCATTGCAATGTCGGTCGACATGGCCGCAGCCGGATCTCCCAGTTGCTCGATGGTTTGCATGGCCTGCGCGAGCGCTTCCAGGTATTGGCCGTACCCGTCGGCAAGCACATTCAGATTGTGCGACGACAACTGGATGCCACCATCCTCGCTGAGCAGCACTCGATCGGGTGATACGCCTTCTGCCAATACGGCACGCGTTTCTCGTTGCTCGCCGGAGGTCGCAAGCGCGCTCTCGCCAACGGCAAACTCCTTGCGGGCATCGATAACCCTGCCCGTCTTGATCGCGCTCGCCAGTCGTCCGATCGCCGAATGCGCGCCGAAACGATAGGTCCGCTCCAACCAGACGACGGCGTCTTCCAGTCCTCTCGCCGTGCGTGCGCAGGTCGACACATTCGGCGTAGCCGACGCGCCCGGCGCGAGCGGACCCGAACGCGGCAAATCGTCCGCGGGCCACGCCAGCGCCGTCAGAAGCTGCGCGCGCATCGCCTCGGAGAATGCCCGCTGCGCACTCAGTTCCCCGAATACCGCACCAGCTTCGACGGCGGCCAACTGATCCTTGTCACCCAGCAGAATCAAGCGCGCCTCGTCCGGCACCGCCTCAAGCAATGCCGTCGCCATCGACAGGTCGATCATCGACGCCTCGTCCACGACGATCAGGTCGTAGGGCAAAGGATTGCCGGCGTGATGACGGAAGCGCCGCCCGACCTGATCGGCCGACTCGGGCAACACGCCCAGCAGGCGATGCAACGTCACCGCCGCCTCGGGCAATGCCATGCGCACAGCTTGCGGCAGATACTGACGCGCCGTGAGCGCCTCCTGCATCCGCTGTGCCGCCTTGCCCGTGGGGGCGGCGAGCGCGACACGAAGGTTGGCGTCGCGCTCCAGCAGGCATGCCAGCAGACCGACGACAGTCGTCGTCTTGCCCGTTCCCGGACCACCGCTGAGAACGACCAGCGAGCGTCGAAGCGCCAACGCCGCAGCGGCCATCTGCCAGTTCGGCTCTCGCCGGCCGTCCGGCGAGAGAAGTACACCGTCGCCGAAGTAACGATGCAGGCGTTCCCGATCCGCCGCGGTAATGGACCCGGCAGGGGAATCCGGCGCGTCGGAAAGGCGTTGCGTCGTCGAGAGCTTGCGGGCCAGCGCGGCGGCCAAACGGGCTTCGTACCCGTAATAGCGCGCCAGATACAGACGATCATGGTCGTCGAGCAACAATGGAAACGCGTCGCCCTGTGCTTCGCCTGCGAGGGCACGTGCGAGGCTGGCGGGTGCGCACAGTCCGCTCGCGAAAAGCGCATCGCGCCAGACGGACAGCGCGGGCGCATCTCCCGGGAACAATTCGCCGCTGGCCTGCACGTCGAGTAGGTTGTCGAGCGGCACGCAGACATGGCCCTCCGACGTGGCAAGGCTCACCTCGAAGGCGGCGCGCCGCACATAGCGACATATGACCTCGTCGGCGCCATTGCCACGCGCCAGCAGTTCCATGCGGCGCGCGAATCCCTGCGCGAGACGCACGACACCGCTATCGGCCAATGGCGCACCGGACGCGTCCCCCGTATGACGTCGGTCGATCATGCGCCCTCCCCACCGATGTCCGCCACGCCCGCCCCCGCTGCGGGGGCCGCCGTACTGCCTCGTCCGTCGAGCGAAAGCGCTTCGGCAAGCGCCGCGTTCTCGCCTGCGGCGAACAAGCCGTCAAGTGCATCGACCATTTCCCGCGACGGCTTATCGAAGAAGACGCCCGGCACATCGTCGCCGGCCAGATGTGCACTCGCCCAATCGGGACGTACGCCCCGCACGAAGAGGTAAAGGCTGCCGCCCATATCGCGGTCGTAATCGTAGTTCGGTAGACGGCGCTGCAAATAGCGATGCAGCGCAAGCGTGTAAAGCAAATATTGCAAGTGGTAGCCATGCTCGGCCATCGCCTCGCGCAGACCGTCCGCGGCATAGTTCTCGGGGGCAGTACCCAGATAGTTGGACTTCCAGTCGAGGATCCACCATTGGCCGCCGTGCCGGAACACCAGATCGATAAAACCTTTGAGGTAACCCCGCAGCACCGTCGCTTCGAGCGGCAGGTCGGGGTAACCGAACTGCCGGAGCAGCCCGCGCAATGCTTCGAGCGACACCGCATCGGCCGGATACGTGAACTCCATTTCGGTCAGCCGTTCCGTCAGCGCGACGTCAGCCAGATGCATGCCGGGACGCAACGGCGTGGCGAGCGTATCGGCCAGCATGTTCATCATCATGGCGCGCCACGTATCGTTGTGCTCGGCACCACGGCCCGGCGGACGTTCGCGCAACGCCCGCGCTACCGCGTGCGGCCATTGTGCGCGTGACTGAAAATCCGCAAGCTCGAACACCCGGTGCAGACTTTCGCCGGCAGCCGGGCCACGCGGGAATCGCAGAATATCCTCCGCGGGGGGCCAGGTGTCGTCGCCTTCCGGCGGCAATGCGAATACCGGCCCGGCATTGGCCTGCGCGTCGTAGTCCGGTCGCGTTCGCTCCGGCGCGCTCAACTGCCCCCCACCTAGTTGGGGGCCGGTATGCATACCCGCCAACAGTCCCGAGAAGCTGCCGATGCGCCAGACTTCTCGCAAGGCGCGCGTACTCGTACGTGGCGCAAGGTCCTGCGGCATGTCGTGCACCACCCGCGTGTCGTTATCGAGCGCGTCGCCGACCGGCAGCGGCACGACGTCGAGCGGGCCGCCGACGAGCGCTTTCCACGCGTTGCGAATCGTCCCAACGCGCTCGTCGGTATCGACTGTCGACGAAATCCAGGCGTCGAACGAGATCCCCTGACCGGCGGCAAGCCAGTTGAGCATGCCGCCGCACGCCTCCTTCACACTGCGGCGAGACGAATAAATGCCCGCTGCCAGATAGCACCGGTACACCGCTCGGGTCAGTGCGACATACAGCAGACGTGCCTGCTCGGCGGATTGCTCCTGACGCAAGGCCGCAGCGGCTGGCGATCCTTTGCCCGCAGCATCGGTAAAGTCGATGACGGCAGTGGCACCGTCGTGATATTCAAGGCCTTCGAGCCCGCCGGTGTCCCGCACCGCACCGTCCCAGAGGAACGGGCAGAAGACCACGCCATACTCAAGCCCCTTCGACTTGTGAACGGTCACGATCTGCACCAGATTCTGGTCCGACTCGAGCCGCAATTGCGTCTCTTCGCCTCCGCTCGCGCTGCGTTGAGACGCCAGCCAGCGCAGCAACGCCGGCATGCCCGGTTGTTCGGCCCAGCGTGCCTGCGCCAACTCGGCCAGGTGCATGAAATTTGTCAGACGCCGCTCCCCCCCGGGCTGCGCGACCAACCGTGCCGCCAGCCCCAGTTCGCGCATGAGCGTGCGCCACATCGCCGAGAAACCACGGTCGGTCCACAACTGTCGATAGCGTTGCAAACGCTCGATCCAGGCGATCGCTTCCGCATCGGATGCCTCACTCGTCTGCATGCGATATAGCGCCGTTGCGTCGAGTCCGAAAAGCTCCGTTGCGAGCGCCGCTCGAAGGGCGCGCACGTCCCCCGGCGCTTCCACTGCCCGCAGCACGCGCAGCAACGTTTCGGCTTCCTCACTCGCGAATACCGATTCCTGCGTCAGCTCGACGCTGCCCACGGCGTGTTCGGCGAGCATGGCCTTCATGAGCGCGCCCTGCCGGTGCGTCTGGACGATCACCGCAATGTC
This is a stretch of genomic DNA from Pandoraea faecigallinarum. It encodes these proteins:
- the recB gene encoding exodeoxyribonuclease V subunit beta, translated to MTRLTDLDVFGCDLDGVCLIEASAGTGKTWNICALYVRLLLEKQLSVEQILVVTFTNAATAELRERIRARLSGLVAAMAPVFGDEDAASESGDDEDLPDFDPDASDDPLFNVMIAGLIERGDMSAKAIRECLQRALRGFDQASIHTIHGFCQRALAEVPFAAGLPFAYELVPDDNGVRHDLAVEFWRQVVEPMAAQDDSFAAWLVDRKRSPGTLTDQLARRLKKPMSELRWPEAVQSDAQASADTALLATYSAACDCWETDAPVIAELMRRALPSYKKNIYNDTSLPQAVSAWQRYLGSRDAGAPLAPKAELLTTTRLAKDIKKGETPPGHRFFEMADVLVRARADADERYAMQWLRILRTWLTQAPEQLALRKRQLRVVSFDDLLGNIARALNQHPDLAQALRERYPCALIDEFQDTDPLQFAIFSAVYGQTARAPATSAASPTSAHEGRGPMFMVGDPKQAIYSFRAADLHTYLAARENADAAYTLAVNQRSTPAIIEAGNRLFGAHDRAFVLDGLDYPPVRPGARRRPPLSDVRDVADFTVWWLPDEDEPLSKDEAQQACARATAAEVARLLAGASRDEVLVGDRPLAPGDIAVIVQTHRQGALMKAMLAEHAVGSVELTQESVFASEEAETLLRVLRAVEAPGDVRALRAALATELFGLDATALYRMQTSEASDAEAIAWIERLQRYRQLWTDRGFSAMWRTLMRELGLAARLVAQPGGERRLTNFMHLAELAQARWAEQPGMPALLRWLASQRSASGGEETQLRLESDQNLVQIVTVHKSKGLEYGVVFCPFLWDGAVRDTGGLEGLEYHDGATAVIDFTDAAGKGSPAAAALRQEQSAEQARLLYVALTRAVYRCYLAAGIYSSRRSVKEACGGMLNWLAAGQGISFDAWISSTVDTDERVGTIRNAWKALVGGPLDVVPLPVGDALDNDTRVVHDMPQDLAPRTSTRALREVWRIGSFSGLLAGMHTGPQLGGGQLSAPERTRPDYDAQANAGPVFALPPEGDDTWPPAEDILRFPRGPAAGESLHRVFELADFQSRAQWPHAVARALRERPPGRGAEHNDTWRAMMMNMLADTLATPLRPGMHLADVALTERLTEMEFTYPADAVSLEALRGLLRQFGYPDLPLEATVLRGYLKGFIDLVFRHGGQWWILDWKSNYLGTAPENYAADGLREAMAEHGYHLQYLLYTLALHRYLQRRLPNYDYDRDMGGSLYLFVRGVRPDWASAHLAGDDVPGVFFDKPSREMVDALDGLFAAGENAALAEALSLDGRGSTAAPAAGAGVADIGGEGA
- a CDS encoding hemolysin family protein → MSGYGFLFSILLLVLASAFFSASEISLTAAKRTKLQVLMEKGDEQAVKVLALKEQPGNFFTVVQIGVNAVAVLGGVLGESFLTGYLFEWLSPFTDQALALRLAGIGSFLFITIAFIQFADLIPKRLAMVNPERVAMAIIDPMLLCLKVLRPLVYLFNGVANLFLRMFKLPTHAIDNITSEDIAAMVGAGAQAGVLRKQELHLIENVFELESRTVGSVMTFRDDVVYFTISEDERSIRQKITESPHSKYLVCRDEIDNVLGYVDSKDLLQRIASEDLSSVIRNLDRLYAKKLLVIPDTLNLSEALARFKETREGFAVIINEYGMVVGVVTLNDIVGALMGDVVHPADEDQIVQRDEHSWLVDGVTSVEDVKKTLDIDELPGEGKFETIAGFMIYQLKRIPKKSEATEAAGYKFEVVDIDNYKIDQLLVTRLGAVAEAAIAASKAAENPAAQRTS
- the recD gene encoding exodeoxyribonuclease V subunit alpha, with the protein product MIDRRHTGDASGAPLADSGVVRLAQGFARRMELLARGNGADEVICRYVRRAAFEVSLATSEGHVCVPLDNLLDVQASGELFPGDAPALSVWRDALFASGLCAPASLARALAGEAQGDAFPLLLDDHDRLYLARYYGYEARLAAALARKLSTTQRLSDAPDSPAGSITAADRERLHRYFGDGVLLSPDGRREPNWQMAAAALALRRSLVVLSGGPGTGKTTTVVGLLACLLERDANLRVALAAPTGKAAQRMQEALTARQYLPQAVRMALPEAAVTLHRLLGVLPESADQVGRRFRHHAGNPLPYDLIVVDEASMIDLSMATALLEAVPDEARLILLGDKDQLAAVEAGAVFGELSAQRAFSEAMRAQLLTALAWPADDLPRSGPLAPGASATPNVSTCARTARGLEDAVVWLERTYRFGAHSAIGRLASAIKTGRVIDARKEFAVGESALATSGEQRETRAVLAEGVSPDRVLLSEDGGIQLSSHNLNVLADGYGQYLEALAQAMQTIEQLGDPAAAMSTDIAMVAQPVFAAFGQFRVLCATRGGRRGVEFLGAQLTALLARRAGVALGAGGGAWFAGRPVLVTQNEYALNLFNGDIGIALPLGPSGTLRVAFATPDGRYRLYSPASLPAHETAFAMTIHKSQGSEFERVAIVLPEQASRVLSRELVYTGVTRARREAWLFSPWPVIASAIARPTQRDGGLTDRLTEVLATMSAAPPDFPRPLRPR